In Qingshengfaniella alkalisoli, a single genomic region encodes these proteins:
- a CDS encoding metal-dependent hydrolase family protein: MSMKIIRNARIVDGSTDRASDPKDIVIENGRFREVADKVTITAETEIDAAGHHVLPGLIDCHVHVIATDANLGANAEVQNSLLAYRAMGLMKNMIMRGFTTVRDLGGADQGIVDAIEERLITAPRLVICGKALSQTGGHTDYRGRYNPRSVEFYRGQIGAMGRVVDGVDDVRRACREEIKAGATFIKVMANGGVSSPTDPIGFLGFSMAELEAAVEEARNAETYVSGHLYTDEAINRALDAGFYSIEHANLIKRETVKRVVEAGAAVIPTNITYELLAKDGARFGLPPESVEKVSVVLDAGIEALTMLHEEGALMGYGSDLLGGMQPHQSGEFELRGRHIPAHDVIRSATLDAAKVMRMDGQIGAIKEGAFADLIFVDGNPLDDLTLLADQGAHMPVIMKDGALVKNSL; encoded by the coding sequence ATGTCCATGAAGATCATCCGCAACGCACGCATCGTCGACGGTTCCACCGACCGGGCATCCGACCCCAAGGACATCGTGATCGAAAACGGCCGTTTCCGGGAAGTCGCGGACAAGGTCACAATCACCGCCGAAACCGAAATCGACGCCGCAGGGCACCACGTGCTTCCGGGCCTCATTGACTGTCATGTCCATGTGATCGCCACCGACGCCAATCTGGGCGCAAATGCCGAGGTCCAGAATTCCCTTCTCGCTTATCGCGCGATGGGGCTGATGAAGAACATGATCATGCGTGGCTTTACCACCGTTCGCGATCTGGGCGGCGCGGATCAGGGGATCGTCGATGCGATCGAAGAACGCCTGATTACCGCGCCACGCCTGGTGATCTGCGGCAAGGCACTGTCCCAGACCGGCGGGCACACCGATTATCGCGGACGCTACAATCCCCGCAGCGTCGAATTCTACCGCGGGCAGATTGGCGCGATGGGCCGCGTCGTCGACGGCGTAGACGATGTGCGCCGCGCTTGTCGCGAAGAAATCAAAGCGGGCGCGACCTTCATCAAGGTCATGGCCAATGGCGGCGTCTCTTCTCCCACCGACCCCATCGGCTTCCTCGGCTTTTCCATGGCCGAACTCGAAGCCGCCGTCGAAGAAGCACGCAATGCCGAAACCTATGTCTCGGGCCACCTCTATACCGATGAGGCGATCAACCGTGCGCTTGATGCGGGGTTCTATTCCATCGAACACGCAAATCTGATCAAGCGCGAGACCGTCAAGCGCGTTGTCGAGGCGGGCGCCGCCGTCATCCCCACCAACATCACCTACGAACTGCTGGCCAAGGATGGGGCACGCTTCGGCTTGCCACCCGAATCCGTCGAAAAGGTCTCGGTCGTTCTGGACGCAGGCATAGAGGCCCTGACCATGCTCCACGAAGAAGGCGCGCTGATGGGATACGGCTCCGACCTGCTGGGCGGTATGCAGCCGCACCAATCGGGCGAATTCGAACTGCGCGGCCGCCATATCCCTGCCCACGACGTCATCCGCTCCGCCACGCTCGACGCAGCCAAGGTGATGCGGATGGACGGCCAGATCGGTGCTATCAAGGAAGGCGCTTTTGCCGATCTGATCTTCGTCGACGGAAACCCGTTGGATGACCTGACCCTTCTTGCTGATCAGGGTGCGCATATGCCTGTGATCATGAAGGATGGTGCGTTGGTGAAGAACAGCCTCTGA
- a CDS encoding TonB-dependent siderophore receptor, which translates to MSSDTFNILNGSRTRSASLAMLLGCTALVAVPTGLHAQSAETSDEPFRLAPIIISVQGEADDDVNSVVAKELWVGGKVATSILDTPASVSVVTEKEIEERDAETLEEVLQYSPGIITDYYGSDDRNDYFLIRGFQATTYRDGMTLGSMRGVREEPFAYERIEVIRGSNSTLFGTADPGGSVNFVSKQPKFETFSEGYLSYGSFDHAELGVDFGDTLNAEQTLAYRFTAKLQQSDLEYDHSQDDETFLMGGVTWEPTDYTSLSVIVDHLNREGTPNSGGYPLDKEYDRSDFFGEPDFNYHDVERTSVSALFTHDFGTGLIFRANARYSDLTDDFGYVYLYDFEGRTGTVLDRYYFGTDSSAEELIGNAILQYDTSFDRFDSSTLLGLEYRNASTEDTSYYGPAASIDVANPVYSGKPDNLDAYQERKNDYSTQSVFLQQNVSFDDRFIATLGVRHDWMELASKGQTYGAAFDDSDDFSETSFRGALTYKVTDEISTYASYVESVAPPSIGVDPERGEQYELGVKYEPLGYNALFSASIYDLTKRDVTIAVVQSDGRIERETVGESRVRGIDLEGKAELSENLSVIGSYSYLDSEVVRAAALRDGTEIEGNQFASTPNHIASLWVNYTVPGNEARGDMTFGLGARYIGSYYFNAANTSKSDATTTFDAALTYQIMDDTDLAINVSNLLDEQHVVGSGTANYYSPSRSISATLRHRW; encoded by the coding sequence ATGTCATCCGACACATTCAACATCCTGAACGGCTCTCGCACCCGTTCTGCATCGCTGGCCATGCTTCTTGGCTGTACGGCACTTGTCGCCGTGCCAACGGGCCTGCACGCCCAGAGTGCCGAAACGAGCGACGAACCCTTCCGTCTTGCTCCGATCATCATCTCGGTTCAGGGCGAAGCAGATGACGACGTGAACTCGGTGGTGGCAAAGGAACTCTGGGTCGGCGGCAAAGTCGCAACAAGTATTCTCGATACGCCCGCATCTGTTTCCGTCGTCACGGAAAAGGAAATCGAAGAGCGTGACGCCGAAACCCTTGAGGAAGTCCTGCAATATTCGCCAGGCATCATCACCGATTACTATGGCAGCGATGACCGGAATGACTATTTCCTGATCCGCGGTTTCCAGGCGACAACCTACCGTGACGGGATGACACTGGGATCGATGCGCGGCGTGCGGGAAGAACCCTTTGCCTATGAGCGCATCGAAGTGATCCGTGGCTCGAACTCTACCTTGTTCGGTACGGCAGACCCGGGTGGATCGGTGAACTTTGTGAGCAAACAGCCGAAGTTCGAAACCTTTTCCGAAGGGTATTTGTCCTACGGATCTTTTGATCATGCCGAACTGGGCGTTGATTTCGGTGATACGTTGAATGCCGAGCAAACGCTGGCCTACCGCTTCACCGCGAAGTTGCAGCAAAGCGATCTGGAATACGACCATTCGCAGGACGACGAAACCTTCCTGATGGGCGGTGTGACGTGGGAGCCGACGGACTACACCTCATTGAGCGTGATCGTCGACCACCTCAACCGCGAGGGTACGCCCAACAGTGGCGGCTACCCGCTCGACAAGGAATACGACCGCAGCGACTTCTTCGGCGAGCCCGACTTCAACTATCACGATGTGGAACGCACGAGTGTTTCGGCGCTGTTCACTCATGATTTTGGCACGGGTCTGATCTTCCGCGCAAACGCGCGTTACAGCGACCTGACAGATGATTTTGGTTATGTGTATCTGTATGATTTCGAAGGGCGCACCGGCACCGTTCTGGACCGCTATTACTTCGGCACCGATAGCTCAGCCGAAGAGCTGATCGGCAACGCTATACTGCAATACGACACCAGTTTCGACCGTTTCGACAGCAGTACCCTTCTCGGGCTGGAATACCGAAATGCATCGACCGAGGACACGTCCTATTACGGACCCGCAGCATCTATTGATGTGGCTAACCCGGTTTATAGCGGCAAGCCAGATAATCTGGATGCCTATCAGGAGCGCAAAAACGACTACTCGACCCAATCGGTTTTTCTGCAGCAAAACGTTTCCTTCGATGACCGGTTCATCGCTACGCTTGGGGTCCGCCATGACTGGATGGAATTGGCTAGCAAAGGTCAAACTTACGGTGCTGCATTCGATGACAGTGACGACTTCTCGGAAACCTCGTTCCGTGGAGCGTTAACGTACAAGGTTACTGACGAGATCTCGACCTACGCCAGCTATGTGGAATCGGTCGCACCGCCCTCCATTGGTGTAGATCCGGAACGTGGTGAGCAGTATGAGCTTGGCGTCAAATATGAACCGCTCGGCTATAACGCCCTGTTCTCGGCGTCGATTTACGATCTGACCAAGAGAGACGTTACCATTGCAGTGGTTCAGAGCGACGGTCGGATCGAACGTGAAACTGTCGGTGAATCCCGTGTCCGTGGTATAGATCTGGAAGGTAAGGCCGAGCTGTCCGAAAACCTCAGCGTAATCGGGTCCTACTCCTATCTCGATTCAGAGGTCGTTCGCGCGGCGGCCCTTCGTGATGGTACAGAAATCGAGGGCAATCAGTTCGCGTCAACACCGAACCACATTGCCTCTCTATGGGTCAACTACACCGTACCGGGTAACGAAGCGCGAGGTGACATGACCTTTGGCCTTGGTGCGCGTTATATTGGATCGTATTACTTCAACGCAGCAAATACGTCGAAGAGCGATGCGACCACGACGTTTGACGCTGCTTTGACGTACCAGATTATGGACGACACGGATCTCGCCATCAATGTCAGCAACCTGCTTGATGAACAGCACGTTGTTGGATCTGGCACGGCCAACTACTACAGCCCAAGCCGATCGATATCAGCCACCTTGCGACACCGATGGTAA
- a CDS encoding ABC transporter ATP-binding protein, whose translation MTVAHSLSTENLSAGYGDSTILSDLHLAVPPGAITAIVGANGCGKSTLLRAMSRLLPASTGHVMLDGNDIHRMPSRELARTLGLLPQSPIAPEGITVADLVSRGRHPHHGLLSRWTREDDIAVAKALEATGTVDLSERPVDELSGGQRQRVWIAMALAQETELLLLDEPTTFLDVSHQVEVLDLLVDMNRDRGTTIVMVLHDLNLAARYADHLVAMSDGRLHSFGKAEDVLTEATIESVFGMPSRIISDPTSGKPMILPIGRHRMA comes from the coding sequence ATGACCGTCGCACACAGCCTTTCCACAGAAAATCTTTCCGCAGGATATGGCGACAGTACCATTCTTAGCGATCTACACCTCGCTGTCCCCCCGGGGGCGATTACAGCCATTGTCGGTGCAAACGGATGCGGAAAATCAACATTGCTGCGGGCGATGTCGCGGCTGCTGCCGGCGTCAACGGGACACGTTATGCTGGATGGGAATGACATCCATCGAATGCCAAGCCGCGAACTAGCACGAACGCTTGGCTTGCTGCCACAGTCCCCGATTGCGCCGGAAGGGATTACCGTCGCCGATCTCGTCAGCCGCGGACGCCACCCACATCATGGGCTTTTGTCGCGGTGGACCCGTGAAGACGACATAGCAGTGGCCAAAGCATTGGAAGCAACTGGAACCGTCGATCTTTCCGAGCGTCCTGTCGACGAGTTGTCAGGTGGGCAACGCCAACGGGTATGGATCGCGATGGCTTTGGCACAGGAGACCGAATTGCTGCTTCTCGACGAGCCCACGACGTTTCTGGATGTCAGCCATCAAGTGGAGGTGCTGGACCTGCTCGTCGATATGAACCGCGATCGTGGGACAACGATCGTGATGGTGTTACACGACCTGAACCTCGCTGCACGCTATGCCGATCATCTGGTCGCGATGTCCGATGGCCGCCTACACAGTTTCGGCAAAGCTGAAGACGTATTAACTGAAGCCACGATAGAAAGCGTCTTCGGAATGCCAAGCCGCATAATATCCGATCCGACATCGGGCAAGCCGATGATATTGCCGATAGGCCGACATCGGATGGCTTAG
- a CDS encoding FecCD family ABC transporter permease yields MSSAPMMAVDKVAASRLRRSGKRRVVITALVAVMFAAFVLTLLLGQSFTSPSDVIRVLMGQDVPGASFTVGQLRLPRAVLSCLAGACFGLGGVAFQIMLRNPLASPDIIGISSGASAAAVFAIVVLQLDGATVSVFAVVAGLGVAMLVYGLASKNGVAGTRLILVGIGVSAMVESFIAYTLSQAPSWDLQDAMRWLTGSVNGAQLDQALPLLLALAVGGGLLLSRSRDLDALRLGDDTAAALGVGVARTRIIVIVSAVTMIAVATAVTGPIAFVAFLSGPIAARMVGQNGSVLIPAALVGAVLVLAGDYAGQFLLPARYPVGVVTGALGAPYLIYLIVRVNRAGASI; encoded by the coding sequence ATGTCATCCGCTCCGATGATGGCGGTCGACAAGGTTGCCGCCAGCCGCCTTCGACGCTCAGGAAAACGGCGGGTGGTGATCACCGCACTGGTTGCGGTCATGTTTGCGGCCTTCGTCCTGACGCTTCTTCTGGGGCAGTCGTTTACGTCTCCTTCTGACGTAATTCGTGTCCTGATGGGACAGGATGTGCCCGGCGCGAGCTTTACTGTCGGCCAACTGCGTTTGCCCCGCGCCGTCCTATCCTGCCTTGCGGGTGCATGCTTCGGGCTGGGTGGGGTTGCGTTTCAGATCATGCTCCGCAATCCGCTGGCAAGTCCCGATATCATCGGGATCAGCTCCGGTGCCAGTGCCGCAGCGGTCTTCGCAATCGTGGTTCTGCAACTTGATGGTGCGACCGTATCTGTCTTCGCCGTGGTCGCCGGGTTGGGGGTTGCCATGCTCGTTTATGGCCTGGCGTCCAAGAATGGCGTCGCGGGGACACGGCTGATCCTTGTCGGGATCGGGGTATCAGCGATGGTCGAAAGCTTCATCGCCTACACGCTATCGCAGGCACCTTCTTGGGATCTGCAGGATGCAATGCGCTGGCTGACCGGTAGCGTAAACGGCGCACAGCTGGATCAGGCGCTGCCGCTGCTACTTGCGTTGGCGGTTGGCGGTGGATTATTGCTGAGCCGGTCGCGTGATCTGGATGCGCTCCGCCTTGGCGATGACACGGCAGCCGCTTTGGGCGTGGGCGTCGCGCGAACCCGAATTATCGTGATTGTTTCGGCCGTCACGATGATCGCAGTGGCCACAGCTGTAACCGGCCCCATCGCATTTGTGGCTTTTCTGTCTGGGCCCATCGCGGCCCGAATGGTCGGGCAGAATGGCTCTGTCCTGATACCCGCCGCACTGGTGGGGGCAGTACTCGTGTTGGCTGGTGACTATGCAGGGCAATTCTTACTGCCAGCTCGCTATCCCGTGGGTGTTGTGACCGGCGCGCTTGGCGCACCGTACCTGATCTATCTAATCGTGCGGGTTAACCGTGCGGGAGCATCGATATGA
- a CDS encoding FecCD family ABC transporter permease encodes MSVAIGTRTVPWGDIWAGLSGNLETIGQAAVAKRIPRTLLAAIAGAALGLSGAIMQGVTRNPLADPGILGVNMGAALAVVIGVAWFGMAGAQSYVWAAVVGAGATAIFVYAIGSLGRSGATPLKLALAGAATSVAFSSLILAIVLPRNDIAGGIRTWQIGGVGGATFESIQLVWPFLLIGFFISLLSARKLNALALGDELATGMGENVALARAMAALGAILLCGATTAVCGPIGFVGLVVPHVCRLLVGVDHRWLLPFSALTGAGLLLMADIVGRIIARPSELDVGIVTAFVGAPVFIWIVRRQRVREL; translated from the coding sequence ATGTCGGTCGCGATCGGCACGCGCACGGTTCCTTGGGGTGATATTTGGGCGGGGCTTTCCGGCAATCTGGAAACGATCGGGCAAGCCGCTGTGGCAAAGCGCATCCCCAGAACTCTCCTGGCGGCGATTGCAGGTGCGGCGCTCGGACTTTCAGGCGCAATCATGCAAGGGGTTACACGCAATCCACTGGCCGATCCGGGTATTCTTGGCGTCAACATGGGAGCGGCGCTCGCGGTCGTGATCGGGGTCGCATGGTTCGGGATGGCAGGCGCTCAATCCTATGTCTGGGCCGCCGTGGTCGGCGCGGGCGCGACGGCCATCTTTGTCTACGCCATTGGTTCGCTTGGACGAAGCGGGGCTACACCACTGAAACTCGCTTTGGCCGGAGCCGCAACATCGGTGGCATTCTCATCACTTATTCTCGCCATAGTCTTGCCGCGCAACGACATCGCTGGCGGTATTCGCACTTGGCAGATCGGCGGGGTCGGTGGTGCGACCTTCGAGTCCATCCAACTCGTCTGGCCCTTCCTGTTGATTGGTTTCTTCATTAGCCTGTTGTCGGCGCGCAAATTGAACGCCTTGGCACTTGGAGACGAGTTGGCCACGGGAATGGGCGAGAATGTTGCGCTGGCACGTGCTATGGCCGCGCTTGGAGCGATCCTTCTCTGCGGAGCGACGACGGCTGTCTGTGGACCCATTGGCTTCGTTGGGTTGGTCGTGCCCCATGTTTGTCGCCTGCTCGTAGGTGTTGATCACCGCTGGCTCTTGCCGTTTTCAGCGCTGACCGGCGCGGGTTTGCTGTTGATGGCTGATATTGTCGGGCGCATCATCGCACGCCCAAGTGAGCTGGATGTGGGCATAGTCACTGCGTTCGTCGGAGCGCCAGTCTTCATCTGGATCGTCAGGCGTCAGCGGGTGCGGGAGCTATGA
- a CDS encoding iron-siderophore ABC transporter substrate-binding protein yields MLRLQSIAISLTIAALFASANMASADDATGRFPVVIEHAYGSSTIESEPERIATVAWANHEVPLALGVVPVGFAAANFGDDNGDGVLPWVSDKLDELGAEVPVLFDEGDGIDFESVAATAPDVILAAYSGLSRADYETLSMIAPVIAFPDAAWGTDWRDMIRLNSAGMGMSAEGEALIAQIEADIAGTVQAHPELSNKTAMFITHLDATDLSLVRFYTENDTRVKFFHDLGLASPRSVVEASVSGKYSGEISAELIDVFSDVDIFVTYGGESLLTPLQADPLTSHMPAIVNGAVVLLGSNPVGTAANPTPLSIPWVLDEYVGLLAEAARKVE; encoded by the coding sequence TTGTTTGCCTCAGCAAATATGGCTTCAGCCGATGATGCAACCGGGAGATTCCCCGTTGTTATCGAGCACGCATATGGCAGCTCCACGATCGAAAGCGAACCGGAGCGCATTGCAACCGTGGCATGGGCGAACCACGAGGTGCCATTGGCACTTGGTGTCGTTCCTGTAGGATTTGCTGCGGCAAACTTTGGTGACGACAATGGAGACGGAGTACTGCCCTGGGTCAGTGACAAGCTTGACGAACTGGGGGCAGAGGTGCCGGTGCTGTTTGATGAAGGCGATGGTATCGACTTTGAATCAGTCGCAGCGACGGCGCCGGATGTCATCCTTGCGGCCTATTCCGGTCTGAGCAGGGCGGATTACGAGACCCTTAGCATGATCGCCCCCGTGATCGCCTTTCCGGACGCGGCATGGGGAACCGATTGGCGTGACATGATCCGGCTCAACAGTGCGGGCATGGGCATGTCGGCGGAGGGCGAAGCGCTGATAGCGCAGATTGAAGCAGATATCGCCGGGACCGTGCAAGCGCACCCTGAACTAAGCAACAAGACCGCAATGTTCATCACCCATCTGGATGCGACGGATCTCAGCCTTGTACGATTCTACACGGAGAATGATACGCGGGTGAAGTTCTTCCATGACCTTGGACTGGCGTCACCGCGCAGCGTTGTCGAGGCCAGCGTGAGTGGAAAATATTCGGGCGAGATCAGCGCGGAACTGATAGATGTATTCAGTGATGTCGACATCTTTGTCACCTATGGCGGTGAATCTCTGTTAACACCGCTACAAGCCGATCCTCTGACATCCCATATGCCCGCCATCGTGAATGGAGCCGTTGTCTTGCTGGGTAGCAACCCGGTCGGGACAGCAGCCAATCCCACGCCCCTGTCCATCCCGTGGGTGCTGGATGAGTATGTGGGGCTCCTGGCCGAGGCCGCCCGAAAAGTTGAATGA